ATTCATTTCATTACGATTAAGTACACCGGTAAGCAAATCTACAGTACTTAGAATTCTGAATTTATCAAACATCTGATAACTGGAAATTTCTGAAGCAAGGAAGAAGGTTGTAAGCTCCAGAGTTTCTTTAATGTGCATTGTTTTTTCAGTATCAAAATTGTTAGCCCAGATATAGCCTAAAAGCTCGTAGCCGGACTTAAGCGGGAAAAGCACAAGACTTTCTACATTGGCTTCTTTCAGCGAATTATACCAGGCTATATCATTTTCTTTAATGAAATTCATTTCATCCGGATTACGATAGATTATGCAGTTACTGCCGTTAAGAACTCCTTCCCAGGTTTTTGCAATATGATAAAAATCCGGAGTAAACCAGTCTTCTTTATATCTTGTTCTGCGGTATTCTTCATCAAAATCTTCGGCAAGTATGCTGCATTGCTCTGTAAGATCATTCATACCAAGAAGTCCACAATAATCAGCGTATAAACGAAACTTCCGGGCGTCAGTGCGCGTATAACGTAGACCGCGAGCAACGCAATCCCGATCGCGGCGGCGACGGCGATCGCGGCGCGTTTTCCGCCGGGAAGCTTCCACTCTTTCCGGTGTATCAGATAAAGCAGCGGCAGCGGCAGAAAGAAGACCAGCGGATGATAATACCACGCTCCCGCGAAGTCGAGCTTCGCGAGCGAAAACAGCGCGCGGCTCATCCCGCAGCCGGGGCAGGGGACGCCGGTCAGCTTGTAAAGCGGGCAGCCGGTCAGAAAAAGCCACAGCGCAAAAAGCGCCGCCGCACCGACATGGATCAGCAGCACCTTTAGTATCCGTCTGCGCTTTGCCGTTTTTTCGTCCATACGGGTATTATACCACGTTCCGAGTTCGCGGTCAATAGCGCGATTTCACTTGACAAGTGCGTGAAACGATGGTATAATACGGTCATCGTCAGGGGCGTAGGCGCCGCAGCGGCGCCTGCTGAGATTGTACCCTTTGAACCTGTTGGCTCACACCATCGTAGGAAGACGAGACGGCGCGGATACGCGGCGTTCCTGCGGGAGCGCCGCTTTTCTTTTTACCGTCCCCCCCGCGAAACCACAAGGAGGAAAACACAATGAACGAAAAAACAAACGCACGCAAGCTGATCGAAGCTTCGCTTATGATCGCGATAGCGACGGCGCTGTCGCTGCTCAAGCTGCTGGAGCTGCCCTACGGCGGAAGCATAACGATGGCTTCGATGCTGCCGATAGTGATAATCGCCTGCCGCAACGGAGTCGGCTGGGGTCTCGCCGCCGGCGCCGTTTACGGAGGCATCCAGCAGCTGCTCGGACTGAAGGTGCTGTCGTGGGTCACGACGTGGTATTCGATACTCGCGGTAATAATCCTGGACTACGTCCTCGCCTTTGCGGTGATCGGCTTCACCGGCGTTTTCAGGAAGCTCAAGAAGCAGAATACCGCGCTCGCGCTCGGAGCGCTTCTCGGATGCCTTCTGCGCTACGTTTGTCACGTTATATCCGGAGCGACCGTCTGGGCGGGGCTCTCGATCCCGACTGCCGCGGCGCTGATCTATTCGTTCGCTTATAACGCGACCTATATGATCCCCGAAACCATCGTCCTCGTCATCGCGGCGTATTACATCGGATCTCTGCTCGACTTCCGCTCCGTCGAGCCGGTAAGACTCGTGCGCGGCGAAAGCGGAAGCGTGAGCGGCAGGATCTACAAGCTCATCGGATGGCTGCTTATCGCGGGCGCCGTTGTTTTCGATGTTGTCAGCATTTTCGGCAAGCTTCAGAACGCCGAGACGGGCGAGTTCGATTTTACCGGTCTGTCGGCGCTGACGGGCGGAGAGATAACCGCCATGGCGTGCGTCACCGGCGGCGCCGTCGTCGCCGCCTGCGTGCTGTTCGTTATCGCGGCGAAGAAGAAAAAGGCGTCTGCGGTCGCGCGGCCGGAGGAATGATATGAAAACGTGTTTTATCGTAGGCGCGGGAGGCCTTGCGGAAGGCGACCTCGCGTTTGAAAAAGGCGCGGACGACCTCGTTATAGCCGCGGACGCCGGATACGTTCCGCTCTTTGCCGCAGGTATCGTTCCGGACGTGATCGTCGGGGACTTCGACTCCGCCGCGAAGCCGGATTTCGACGGTGAGATCATCACGCTGCCTGTCGTCAAGGACGATACCGACGTCGGCTTCGCGCTGAAGGAGGGACTGCGCCGCGGATACGAAAACTTCGTCATCCTCGGCGGGCTCGGCGGGGAGCGCGTATCGCATTCGCTCGCGAATATCCAGCTGCTTTCCTACGTCCGTTCGCGCGGCGGCCGCGCCATGCTGAAACGCGGCGGAACGCGTGTGTTCATCATCGCCGGCGCGTTTGAATTCGGCGCAGGCGAAACCGGCTCGATCTCGCTTTTCGCGCTCAGCGAAAGCGCGGAAGTCGGTATCCGCGGCACGAAGTACGACGGCGAAAGCGTTTCGCTTTCGCGTTCGTTCCCGCTCGGCGTGAGCAACGCCTTCGCCGGAACAGGCGGGCGCATAGAAGTGCGCTCCGGAGAAGTCGCCGCCGTTGCGGAACGATAAATAGCAACAAAACTAAAAGCCCCCGTGCGAGGGGGCTTTTTATATGCTTTTATAAGCTTATTCGGCAGCGTCGGCTTTTTCCGCTTCTCGCGTTTTTCCTTCGTCGAGTGCCTGGCGACTCACAAGCCGGCTGAGCTTATCTTCAAGCCGCGAGAGCTTGACGGACATAAGGAACATCTTGACCAGCAGCAGGAAGATTATCGCTACGAAGACGAAGTTGGACGGCGCCTGGAACCCTATCAGATTCGCGAAAAACGAGGGTATCTGCGGGAAAATGCCTATCACGAGCAGAAACACGCAGAAGAACAGCCAGAAAAGCGTATCGCTGACGTAAAACTGCGATTTGCGTATCTTGACGAAAACGAAAATGAGCGTCAGCAGACTGACGGCGATGAGTATGATCCTCAGAACAAGCGACATATTAACCCCTCCTGAACCATTGCAAAATCAGTATGGAAACGAACATATGCGTCATATACCTGATGGAGCTCAAAAGCGTGAAATAGCTCCTGCCGGCAAAGCGTTCGTTCATCTTGACCTGTGTTTCCACGACCTTAGTGCCCTTGCGCATCATCAGCGCCACGGCGTCGGGCTCCGGTCCGAGCGTGGTTGATCCGATAAAGCGGAGCACGGTTTTGCGGTTATAAACGCGCAGTCCGGAGGTCGGGTCGGTGATGCGCTTGCCGGTCGTAAGCTTTATCGCCAAAGAGATCAGCCTGCTGCCGAGCATACGCATCGTGTGAGGCTTCTTTTCAGTAACATAGCGCGATCCGATGACGATATCGTTTCCGTCTTCGGCGAGCCTGAGCATATCTGCGGCGTATTCGGCGTTGTGCTGTCCGTCGCCGTCGAACTGGACGACGTAATCGTAATCGTGTTCGGCGGCATATACCATACCGGTATAAAACGCTCCGGCGAGCCCGAGATTGACGGGATGACTGACGAAGTTATATCCGTTTCTGCGGCAGATATCCGCGGTTGAATCGGATGATCCGTCGTCGATCACGACGTAATCGTATTGCGGATAGTCCTTGCGCAGACCGTCCACAACGCGGGCGATGCTCCCTTCCTCGTTGTATGCGCGGATAACAAAAAGCGTTTTCATTCGCAGCCGCCTTTCTCCGCGAGCGCGGCGATCTTTCCCGCGGTGCGCTCCCAGGTGAAGTTTTCGTGCAGCAGACGCAGGCACTTTTCCGCTGCGTTTTGCCGGTATTCCGGATCCGCCGCCGCGGTCGCCATCGCCTGCGCAAGCTCGTCCGGATCGTTGCCGTCGAGCAGTATGCCGTAGGTGCCGTCCGGAACAAGCTCGCGTCCGCCGCCGTAGGTCGTGGATATTATAAAGTCGCCGACCGCCGCGGCTTCGAGCAGTGAGGTCGGCAATCCCTCCGGGTAAACGGTGGGCAGGCAGAAGATATCCGCCGCCTTCAGCAGCGCCGCGACGTGCGGGAAGTCGAGCTTTCCGAGCGTCTTTATGCGCCCGTCGGCTTTCGCCTCCGCGTCTATCGCTTCGCGAAGCTGTCCGTCGCCGGCGTAGAGCAGGAACAAGCCGTTTATATCGGCCTTGCGGAACGCCTGCGCGAGCTGCGCCGCGCCCTTCTCTTCGACGAGCCTGCCGGCGTAGGCGAATACGACGGAGCCTTCGGGTATGCCGAGCTCGGCGCGGTAGTCGCATACGGGGCTTTGCGCCGCTTTCGTCAGTTCATCCGGATCGACGGCGTTATAAAGCGTTCCCTCCGCCGCAATGCCGAAGTGGCGGAGCCAGTCGCAGGCCGCCCGGGAAACGCCGAAATAACGCTTGCAGTATTTTTTCAGCCGCCATGTCAAAAAGTGCTCCCACCGTGCGCCGAGCGCGTCGAGCAGGCGGTTGCCGACTGTCATATGCGCGGAGCCGTGGTCGATGGCGACGCAGGTCGAGCCCTGCTTTTTCGCCAGCTTCGCGCAGAAGTGGCTGTGCAGATAGAATCTCGCGTTGACGACCGTCAGGTCAAAGCGTTTTGACATCAGTTCCTTTTTCAGCTTTCGGAATTCGCCGTTGCGCTTCGGCATCGGATAACGGCCCTTCATCACGTTGAAGCAGGGCATACGGTATATCTCCACACCGTCAGCGACCTCGTGCCCGGGCAGGCGGAAGACGTTGGAGGTAAGCACGGTAACGCTGTGCCCTTCGGCGGTCAGGCGCTTTGCGACGTTATAAACGTAGCGTTCGATGCCTCCGAGGTTCGGCAGGTAGTTTGCGCAGCAGAGACAGATATTCTTTCCCATATTTCCTCCCGTCAGGCGAATACCGTTCCGAAGTAAACAAGCGGCATAAGCAGGTTGTAATATATGCAGAAGAATACTATGTATTTATCGCTGTTAGCGGGCCGGCTGAGGCCGTTTCCTCTGATGGCGAGGAAGAAAAGCGGAAGAGCCGGTATAAAGTATCTGCCCTGCACTCCTTCGATAGTGCTCGAGGTGAGCGGGGTCCAGGAAAAAAGGATGGACAGAGCCGCGAGCGCGCAGGTCAGTCCGCCTAGCAGCCACATCCAGAGCTTTTCGCTCGCGGATAAAACGCCGAGCTGTTCATCCTTTCGGCGTATGAAGGAGTAACCGAGCACGCCGAGCATCGGGATCCACATAAACACGGGCACGGTTATCTGCAGATAACCCATATGCGATCCTATCATTGTGGAAAGAAAATAATCGGTTTTTTTGAAGAATGTATTGACGAGCACGCGTATGAAATCAAACGGGTGCGACAGCGCGTAAGAAACGGAAAAGGCTTCCGTCTGGCTCCAGGTAACGACATTTCCGTCGCCCATATACGTTGAGATTTTGCCGAGCTGCGAAACGAGAAGGACGGCGATGCTCAGCACGACGACACCCGTCTTGATAAACGCCGCTTTTTTTCCGGACATCCCGAATTTTTCGGAAGGGATCAGGAAAACCGCAAACACGATGACGAAATACACGAGCTTTGACGGCGCGAGCAGGACCGCCCAGACGGCGCAGAGAATAACGTCTTTCAGCGTTACGCTGCCGGGCTTTTCACGCATATAGAGGACCTGCGATATAAAGAGCATAGCCAGCGCGATAACGAGGAAGTCGTAAGAATATGACGCGACGAGATGTATCGTCATCGGCAGCGCGGATATGACAAAAAGCGCCGTCTTGCCGTAAGGCATACGTTTTATCGCCCACCAGACCGCGACGGTGTAAAGCGCCAGGTTGGCAAGCCTGCCGAAGTAGAAGGTCGGTATCGAGCCGAGGTGGAAAAGCCGCGCGATCGCGATGCCGAACGCGGAAGCTATGTATCCGAGCGGCGCGTTTTTTACGAAGACGGACGGCATAGGCGTCATTTCGCGTCCGGAGGTGAAAAAGTCGAAATTGCGTATAATGGAGGAATAGTATTCCGGCGTCAGATAATTGCCGCGCAGGTTGCTCAGCAGATCGGCGTCTGCGCTCCGCATAAGCAGACGGTCATCGCCGAATTGGTCAAAATTGAGCACCAGATAGTTGGATATGCGGTATGCGGAAAGATAGTGGACGTGCTCGTCCGGTATCGTGAAGGGGAGAAAAACGGCGGCGTATATCACGCCGGCGGAAACCATAAAAATAACGAACAGCTTTTCGATCGACAGGCTTTTCCGCGTCATCAGGAAGTAGCAAAGCAGGATAAGACCGCAGCCTAAAACGGCGACGGCGAGAAAAGCGAAGGCGAATTTCCTGACAGGGACGCCCGCGGAAGAGCGGAAAATCATAAAAAAATAGTAGAGCGCAAATATGGCAAAAACCGCGATCGCTACTGTCAGCATCACGCTTTTGCGGCGTTTCTCGAGAAACGAAGCGAGTTTCTTTTCCGGCATATTATTCCTCCGTATGTTTTATTTCGGGATTTTTGCGCGCCTTTCTGAAAACGGCAACGAGCATTGAAGCCATCGCGGCGAAGAGCAGCGCAGTTTCCGCGAGATAAGAGAGTGCGGCTCCGGTCACGCCGAGCCGCGCAACGAGAAGCTGCGGCACGGCGAGCGAGAACACCGTCGTTATTCCGTATGCGATAAGGCAGAGCCGTTGCTTGCGCATGGTCGTGAAAAGCGTCAGCGCGAGCGTGGCGGACGCGCTGAAGCAGCCCGCGGTCAGCAGTATCAGCAGCGTTCCGCGCATACCCTCGAGGTCGGCTCCGTAGAGAAAACCGAGAACGGGAAGACCGAATAAAGCTCCCGCGCCGAGCGCGGCGACGGTGACGACGCCTATCCAGAGATACAGTATCATCGACGTGCGCTTGAACTTATCATACTCTCCGCGCACCCAGCTTTCCGAAAGTGAAACGAGCTGCGGGCGAAACGCGAATATGCTGAGCAGATTTATCACGAATGCGGGCATAACAAGGTAACCGTATACTGCCTGATCCGCCTCCGACATCAGAGTGTCGATAGCATACTTCGGCGCGTTGAAGATGAACTGGTTGAGAAACGCCGAAAGGAACAACGGCAGCGCGCAGAGGAATATCGCTTTAAGATTTTTAAAAGCAAAATCCGGCTTCAGTCCGCTGAAGTTGCGGCTGTACGGCACGTCGTGGAGGAATACCCAGAGCAGCGCAACAGCGACCATCGGAAGCGCAGAAACGACAAGATTCCGCGTGAAATAAAGCGTGGCCGAAAACGCGGCGGCGGCGAGCAGCACGATACATGCGAGCGAACGCCCCGCCACGCGCAGATATCCGTTCAGGTGCAGATTGCCCTGAAACAAATCCGCCAGCGCGAGGATCGACATATAAACGCAGACGATCGCTATCAGCAGTGCCTTTTCACCAGTGTAGCCGCGGATCAGTATAAAGATTGCGGAAGCCGCCCACATAAGCAGCACGGTGATTATGCGGAAGCCGAGCAGAGAGCCGAACGAAAACTCGCGTTTCGCGTCGGTGACCTGCGCGTTGCGCATTTCAAATGCACCGACGGTGTACATCATCTGTGCCGTCGAATAGGCAAGCGTAAACACGCCCGCGGCATCGCGGCCGAGCAGATGGCTCACGACGACGAGCAGCACAACGGAGATCGCCGCGTTCACGGCGCTGCCGAACATATTGTTAATGAAGTCCTTTTTCGCTGACTTCTCGGGAAGCCGGTAAACCGGAAACGTCATTTTATTTCACCTTATATCAGTTCCTGCGGACAATATATATCTGAATAGCATTATATCACCGAAACGGTGATAATTCAACTGTAAAATGTCTTTTTTGCCGCGTATTGACATTTGAAGGCACATTTGGTATAATCGCGGCATAGAGAGGTGCGGGGATATGAGAGAATACGATGCTGCGGAGTTACGCGGGCTTCAGCTTTGCGAGCTCGAGATTCTTCGCGATTTTATCACCATATGTGAAAAGAACGATATAGCGTATTTCGGCATGGCGGGCACCGGTATCGGCGCGCTCCGTCACGGCGGTTTCATCCCGTGGGACGATGATATCGACGTCGGCGTGTTGTGGCGCGACTATCCGCGAATGGTGAAACTGATCGAGGAGACTTATCCCGACAAATACGTCGTCGTGAATGCGGAAAAATACGACGAATGCCCGATAATGAACACACATATCGTTATGAAGGGCACACGGTTCGTCGAATCGGGCTGCGGCAAGTTCGATTACCCACAGGGCATATTCCTCGACGTATTTACCTTTTTCAAAGCGCCCGCGGACGAAGCGGAACGCCGCAGGCATTCGTCTAAGGCGTGGTTTTACGGCAAGCTGCTGATACTGCGGCATATGGCGTTCCCGAAGGTGCCGTTCAAGGGCTTCAAGGCGAAGCTGGCGCACTGTGCTACCGCCGCGGCGCACGTCCTTGTCAGCGTCTTCTGGTCGCACAAGCGGCTTTATAAAAAGATAATGCGCATCTGCACGAAGTACGACGGGCAGGATACCGGCTTCAACGAGTGGTTTTTCGAGACGAAAAAGCACGCGAGCGTTTATACCGACGACGTGATATTCCCCCTGCGTAAGATAAAGTTTGAAGATGTTGAAATGTGCTTCCCGAACAAGCTCGAGGAGCGCCTGACGTCCTTCTACGGCGACTATATGCAGCTGCCGCCGCCGGAGAAGCGGCATAATCACTGTCCGGACGAGCTCGTCCTGCCGGACGGCGCTTGTCTCGAAGAAAAGCAGGCGGTTTGATTATATAATTACCGCTTTTGCGGCTTATATTACTATGATTGAAAAAGGAGAAAGATCATGAGCAAGATTGGCGATTTTCTAAAGGAAACGGGGACGTTTTTTCTCGCGACCGTTGACGGCGAAAAACCGAGGATTCGCCCGCTTGGGTTATTCATCGAAGAGGGCGGCAGGGTGATCTTCGGAGTCGGCAGCTTCAAAAACGTGTATAAGCAGCTCTGCGCGGATCCGTACGTGGAGATCGTTGCCTGCAAGGGCGACGGCCATTGGCTCCGTTACAGCGGCAGGGCGGTCTTCGAGACCGATCCGAAGTATGAAGAGGCGGCGCTCGAAGCGGCTCCGAATCTGAAGAACGTCTACAACGAATCCACCGGGTATCACCTGATGATGTTCCATCTGGAAGACGCGACGGCATTCGACATCCCCGTCATGGGCAAGGGCGAAAGTCTGCTCTGATAAAACGCATAACGAAACGTCGGGAAAGCGAATCGCTTTCCCGACGTTTTTGCGTTATTGTGTCAGAATATCTTTTTGAGGAACGTGCGGATAAATCCGAGCACGTCGACGTTGAGCTGGACGACCAGGAATATCACGCCGAAAAACACGAGCTGTATCGCCGTGGCTATCAGCGCGGCCTTCGCCCAGACGCGCATCGTCTCGGTCTCTTTTTTGCCGAACGCCCAGATGCAGAGCAGGACGATGTAGATGATTATTCCCGCGCAGGGAATGATCGGTATGCACATACGCCACAGCCATCCGGCGACCGTCATTTCGCTTTCGGAGCCGGATTCACCGTTCTCTTCGGGCGTTTCTTCGGCTTCCGCCGCTGCCTCTTCGGAGGAGATCAATTTCTCGTCGCGTTCTTCCATAAGGATCACTTGCGGGTATAATCCGCGGAGCTGCCGTTGGTGTCGGTCAGCGTGAGGGTGTCGCCGTTGACTTCGAAGGTGTATTCCAGAGTAGTGTCGTAGCCCATGACCGTGTAGGTGATCGTGAGATGGTCTCCGTCGACTTCATACGTGCCGTCGAAGTTCATGCCGAGCGCGCCGATTTTGCAGTCGCCGTCGTCGAACTCGTAGGAGGAGAGGCCGTATTCGTCCTCCCATCTGCCTTCGAGTTCGTCCTCGTCAAAGCCGGGGAGGTTGGGTCTGTCGCCGCCGCTGTTGTCGCCGGAAGGCGCCGCGCCCTTACGCGTGAAGGTCACGGCTGCGTCGTCATCGTCTTCGATGTAGAAGGTGAGCTTGTCGCCTTCGAGTTCGTAGTTGTAGGTAATGGTCATGCCCTGGCGCTTCATGGTGATCTTGTCGCCGCTTAAGCTGTAGGTGAAGTCGTCGCCGTCGAGCGTGCCCTTGCCGCCGTCGAGGACCATTTCTTCGCCGTAGTTGCTGAGCCAGGTACCGTCGAGCTTGCCGCTGCCGTTGAGGAAGCCGGGCCAGACGAAGAGCGCGATCGCCGCGAGTCCGAGCACGAGGATTATCGCGATGACGGCGATGAGACCCTTCTTGCTCTTCTTGGGCGTCTCGGAGAATCCGGTGTAGCCGGTCGGATACGGCTGCTGATACTGGGGCTGCTGGGGATAGCCCTGCGGCTGCTGATAAGCGGGCTGCTGATACTGGGGCTGCTGATACTGGGGCTGCTGGTACTGGGGCTGCTGGACCGGCTGCTGATAAACCGGCTCCTGAACGGGCTGTTCAACGGGCGCGGCCTGAACGATGGGAGTGCCGCAGCTCGTGCAGAACTTCGTGCCGTCGGGATTCTGCGCGCCGCAGTTGGTGCAGAAATTTGCCATAGTATTTACTCCTTTCATATATGCCTTTACTGATTAGAATAATATCATAGCGGCGATTTTTTGTCAACATAAATTGTTCGCGTTTTTACGTTGAAAAACGCCATCCGACATGTTATAATATCTGCAGAGGTGGAAATATGCCTATAAGTCAGAAAAGTCTGGA
Above is a genomic segment from Clostridia bacterium containing:
- a CDS encoding DUF2304 domain-containing protein, translated to MSLVLRIILIAVSLLTLIFVFVKIRKSQFYVSDTLFWLFFCVFLLVIGIFPQIPSFFANLIGFQAPSNFVFVAIIFLLLVKMFLMSVKLSRLEDKLSRLVSRQALDEGKTREAEKADAAE
- a CDS encoding glycosyltransferase family 2 protein, with the translated sequence MKTLFVIRAYNEEGSIARVVDGLRKDYPQYDYVVIDDGSSDSTADICRRNGYNFVSHPVNLGLAGAFYTGMVYAAEHDYDYVVQFDGDGQHNAEYAADMLRLAEDGNDIVIGSRYVTEKKPHTMRMLGSRLISLAIKLTTGKRITDPTSGLRVYNRKTVLRFIGSTTLGPEPDAVALMMRKGTKVVETQVKMNERFAGRSYFTLLSSIRYMTHMFVSILILQWFRRG
- a CDS encoding LicD family protein; the protein is MREYDAAELRGLQLCELEILRDFITICEKNDIAYFGMAGTGIGALRHGGFIPWDDDIDVGVLWRDYPRMVKLIEETYPDKYVVVNAEKYDECPIMNTHIVMKGTRFVESGCGKFDYPQGIFLDVFTFFKAPADEAERRRHSSKAWFYGKLLILRHMAFPKVPFKGFKAKLAHCATAAAHVLVSVFWSHKRLYKKIMRICTKYDGQDTGFNEWFFETKKHASVYTDDVIFPLRKIKFEDVEMCFPNKLEERLTSFYGDYMQLPPPEKRHNHCPDELVLPDGACLEEKQAV
- a CDS encoding DUF2752 domain-containing protein translates to MDEKTAKRRRILKVLLIHVGAAALFALWLFLTGCPLYKLTGVPCPGCGMSRALFSLAKLDFAGAWYYHPLVFFLPLPLLYLIHRKEWKLPGGKRAAIAVAAAIGIALLAVYVIRALTPGSFVYTLIIVDFLV
- a CDS encoding DUF2142 domain-containing protein — encoded protein: MPEKKLASFLEKRRKSVMLTVAIAVFAIFALYYFFMIFRSSAGVPVRKFAFAFLAVAVLGCGLILLCYFLMTRKSLSIEKLFVIFMVSAGVIYAAVFLPFTIPDEHVHYLSAYRISNYLVLNFDQFGDDRLLMRSADADLLSNLRGNYLTPEYYSSIIRNFDFFTSGREMTPMPSVFVKNAPLGYIASAFGIAIARLFHLGSIPTFYFGRLANLALYTVAVWWAIKRMPYGKTALFVISALPMTIHLVASYSYDFLVIALAMLFISQVLYMREKPGSVTLKDVILCAVWAVLLAPSKLVYFVIVFAVFLIPSEKFGMSGKKAAFIKTGVVVLSIAVLLVSQLGKISTYMGDGNVVTWSQTEAFSVSYALSHPFDFIRVLVNTFFKKTDYFLSTMIGSHMGYLQITVPVFMWIPMLGVLGYSFIRRKDEQLGVLSASEKLWMWLLGGLTCALAALSILFSWTPLTSSTIEGVQGRYFIPALPLFFLAIRGNGLSRPANSDKYIVFFCIYYNLLMPLVYFGTVFA
- a CDS encoding pyridoxamine 5'-phosphate oxidase family protein — its product is MSKIGDFLKETGTFFLATVDGEKPRIRPLGLFIEEGGRVIFGVGSFKNVYKQLCADPYVEIVACKGDGHWLRYSGRAVFETDPKYEEAALEAAPNLKNVYNESTGYHLMMFHLEDATAFDIPVMGKGESLL
- a CDS encoding thiamine diphosphokinase, with the protein product MKTCFIVGAGGLAEGDLAFEKGADDLVIAADAGYVPLFAAGIVPDVIVGDFDSAAKPDFDGEIITLPVVKDDTDVGFALKEGLRRGYENFVILGGLGGERVSHSLANIQLLSYVRSRGGRAMLKRGGTRVFIIAGAFEFGAGETGSISLFALSESAEVGIRGTKYDGESVSLSRSFPLGVSNAFAGTGGRIEVRSGEVAAVAER
- a CDS encoding energy-coupled thiamine transporter ThiT; the protein is MNEKTNARKLIEASLMIAIATALSLLKLLELPYGGSITMASMLPIVIIACRNGVGWGLAAGAVYGGIQQLLGLKVLSWVTTWYSILAVIILDYVLAFAVIGFTGVFRKLKKQNTALALGALLGCLLRYVCHVISGATVWAGLSIPTAAALIYSFAYNATYMIPETIVLVIAAYYIGSLLDFRSVEPVRLVRGESGSVSGRIYKLIGWLLIAGAVVFDVVSIFGKLQNAETGEFDFTGLSALTGGEITAMACVTGGAVVAACVLFVIAAKKKKASAVARPEE
- a CDS encoding GGDEF domain-containing protein, giving the protein MNDLTEQCSILAEDFDEEYRRTRYKEDWFTPDFYHIAKTWEGVLNGSNCIIYRNPDEMNFIKENDIAWYNSLKEANVESLVLFPLKSGYELLGYIWANNFDTEKTMHIKETLELTTFFLASEISSYQMFDKFRILSTVDLLTGVLNRNEMN
- a CDS encoding glycosyltransferase family 4 protein, yielding MGKNICLCCANYLPNLGGIERYVYNVAKRLTAEGHSVTVLTSNVFRLPGHEVADGVEIYRMPCFNVMKGRYPMPKRNGEFRKLKKELMSKRFDLTVVNARFYLHSHFCAKLAKKQGSTCVAIDHGSAHMTVGNRLLDALGARWEHFLTWRLKKYCKRYFGVSRAACDWLRHFGIAAEGTLYNAVDPDELTKAAQSPVCDYRAELGIPEGSVVFAYAGRLVEEKGAAQLAQAFRKADINGLFLLYAGDGQLREAIDAEAKADGRIKTLGKLDFPHVAALLKAADIFCLPTVYPEGLPTSLLEAAAVGDFIISTTYGGGRELVPDGTYGILLDGNDPDELAQAMATAAADPEYRQNAAEKCLRLLHENFTWERTAGKIAALAEKGGCE
- a CDS encoding lipopolysaccharide biosynthesis protein, which encodes MTFPVYRLPEKSAKKDFINNMFGSAVNAAISVVLLVVVSHLLGRDAAGVFTLAYSTAQMMYTVGAFEMRNAQVTDAKREFSFGSLLGFRIITVLLMWAASAIFILIRGYTGEKALLIAIVCVYMSILALADLFQGNLHLNGYLRVAGRSLACIVLLAAAAFSATLYFTRNLVVSALPMVAVALLWVFLHDVPYSRNFSGLKPDFAFKNLKAIFLCALPLFLSAFLNQFIFNAPKYAIDTLMSEADQAVYGYLVMPAFVINLLSIFAFRPQLVSLSESWVRGEYDKFKRTSMILYLWIGVVTVAALGAGALFGLPVLGFLYGADLEGMRGTLLILLTAGCFSASATLALTLFTTMRKQRLCLIAYGITTVFSLAVPQLLVARLGVTGAALSYLAETALLFAAMASMLVAVFRKARKNPEIKHTEE